The Nitrospiraceae bacterium DNA window GGCGCGTCTCACGGGCGTTGATTGGCCCGATCGTGGCAAAACACGAACTGCCCGTTGCAAATGACCGACACAATAGGCATGTAAACTTTTCCCTTCCCGCAACGCGGCCACGGTCAAGGCCTGATGGAGGCCCTTATCCACTCGCACGACGAATTTCCCGGAATACGAACCTTTGGGCGTACCTTTCGGAAGGGGTGCTTTGACAGTATTGGCCAGCGCCCAAGTTGGAGGGAGGATTTTTGTGGAACCACCTTCTAGTTTTCTATCTGAGAACCTGTATGGCTTCTGAGGCCTGTGTGGTCGACCGATGACGGTGTGGCCAGGGAAGGGAGTAGGATGAAGAAGGCGGTCTCTAGTTTTCCTCACCGGTCAAATCACGATGTGGCATTTCTTTTCTGCGGGGTTCATTGAGTGAGAAACTGGTCGGGATCGATCCCGCATTGTTTCAGAATGGCTCGAAGGGTGCCTTCAGGTATGTCCCCAGGATGATTGGGAATGGTCGTGTATCGATTCGTCACGGGATTGAACCAGATTTCGTGGCTTCCCGCTGCTTGCCGGTCGAAGGCAAAACCGAATTGTCTGAGCCGCCTGCAACAGTCCGGTAGCGAAATCCGGCAAGTCGGCCCATCAAGCATTCACGATAAGGGGATAATCAAAAATCTCGTGAGCGGGTGGAAGAGGGAGATCGCCCTCGCGTTCTTGCTTGGCTTCCAAAAGTTTTTTGGCGACGTCACGAGCAATTTCCAAAGTTTCTTGAATCGTCCGCCCCTGTGCCACAAGCCCTGGCAACTCATCGGAAGTGGCCAGGTACACACCCTCCGGTAATTTTTCGATATGCAGATTAATGATTCGTTCCATAGTCTTTACGATTCCGTTCTCAGGATTTCGCTTGAATCGATTTAGGCCTCACAGCTCGGTTCTGACTTCTTCATCATAACGAAGACCGTGGCCTGTGTCGACATGGAACAGGGTATCCCCGGTCAATGCCAGTGACAATGGAGATGGGGGACGCGTCAAAAAGACGGCCACCTCGGGCGGCAACACGACCACCACCTACATCGGCAAACTCTACGTCTGTGAGGGAGGAGGCTGTGCCAAATTGTTGTATGCAGGTGGCCAGCGCATCGCGATTAAACAGGTCAGTAGTGGGTCAATCAGTTATTTCCACCCCGATCATTTGGGGTCTACCAGCGTTCTCACCAATGGCAGCGGCACGAAGGAGGAAGACCTGGTCTACTATCCCTATGGGGAAACCTATACCAACACCGGCACCGCCAATGTCGCGTATAAATACACCGGCAAGGAACTGGATGACAGCACCGGCCTCTACTTCTACGAAGCCCGCTACTATGACGCGGCCTTGGGGAGGTTTATCTCTCCAGATACGATTGTGCCTGATCCAGGGAACCCACAGGATTTCAACCGGTATACCTACGCCAACAATAATCCCATTCTGTACAACGATCCCACTGGACACTTTGGGTTCAAATCTATCAAGAAAGGGTTTAAAAAAGTCTCGAACTTTCTCAAAGATAAACTTGGCCCCGTGGGGTTTGTCCTAGCTGCTGTCACAATTCAACGTTGGGACTTCATCACAGGGACAGCCTTTTTAACCCAATCTAAAGAAGGTCGCTATGTCTTAGCTGGAGAAATTATTGTGGCCACGGCAGTCGCGACCTACTATTGTGGCGGGTGTGGAGCTGCTCCATATTTACAAGGAGCGTTGGCAGGGGAACTAAGTTTGGGTACAACTGGCGGCCTCAGTGCCGCCAGAAATGGGGGTGATATCAGTAAGGGCGTGTTATTTGGTACTGCAACCGGGGCGGTCGTTGGTGCAATATCTGGGGGTACATTAGATAAATTTGGGGTTATTGAGCGCACCACTGGCTTGGTAAACCTTCCTACTTTGGGAATGTCTGGTCCCTTTGTTACAGGTACAGCCATTTCAGGGGGAATACTGAGTGCTGGACAAGGAGCAACCGAAGCTTATGCGGGAGGAACAGGAAACTTACATGCGATTTTCAATGGAGCCTCAGCTGGTGCCATACGAGGAGCCATTAAATCTCCTTTTACTACCTATGCTAGTGGTTTATTTTTCAATGGGGATGGAACTAGCTTAGATTTATCTTGGCAGGCACCTGATGGACAAGGGCTAGGAGGAACCACGAATCTTGGAATTCCTATTGGAAGTACGTTGAAAGGAATAAAAAATTTCCTTGATGGCTCCCTTACAAAAGGGATCACAAATTCTATTATCACTGCTGGGGGTTCAGTTGCAGGGGCAGAAATTTTTCGTTAATTAGTCATGAGATCCATTTAGGCGAAAACTTTCCTCTAT harbors:
- a CDS encoding toxin-antitoxin system HicB family antitoxin, whose amino-acid sequence is MRKTRDRLLHPTPFPGHTVIGRPHRPQKPYRFSDRKLEGGSTKILPPTWALANTVKAPLPKGTPKGSYSGKFVVRVDKGLHQALTVAALREGKSLHAYCVGHLQRAVRVLPRSGQSTPVRRARSRKK
- a CDS encoding type II toxin-antitoxin system HicB family antitoxin encodes the protein MERIINLHIEKLPEGVYLATSDELPGLVAQGRTIQETLEIARDVAKKLLEAKQEREGDLPLPPAHEIFDYPLIVNA
- a CDS encoding RHS repeat-associated core domain-containing protein, which produces MSTWNRVSPVNASDNGDGGRVKKTATSGGNTTTTYIGKLYVCEGGGCAKLLYAGGQRIAIKQVSSGSISYFHPDHLGSTSVLTNGSGTKEEDLVYYPYGETYTNTGTANVAYKYTGKELDDSTGLYFYEARYYDAALGRFISPDTIVPDPGNPQDFNRYTYANNNPILYNDPTGHFGFKSIKKGFKKVSNFLKDKLGPVGFVLAAVTIQRWDFITGTAFLTQSKEGRYVLAGEIIVATAVATYYCGGCGAAPYLQGALAGELSLGTTGGLSAARNGGDISKGVLFGTATGAVVGAISGGTLDKFGVIERTTGLVNLPTLGMSGPFVTGTAISGGILSAGQGATEAYAGGTGNLHAIFNGASAGAIRGAIKSPFTTYASGLFFNGDGTSLDLSWQAPDGQGLGGTTNLGIPIGSTLKGIKNFLDGSLTKGITNSIITAGGSVAGAEIFR